The following is a genomic window from Synechococcus sp. JA-2-3B'a(2-13).
CCCGGCACCACCGAAGCCGAAGCCACCCGAGTGCTGGGGCAATTTCTGCGGGATGTGATGAAGCTCAACCCCCACAACTTCCGCCTCTTTGGCCCCGATGAAACCGCTTCCAACCGCTTGGATGCTGTGTTTGAGGCCAGCGACCGCACCTGGGTAGCTCCCATCTACGATTGCGACGAGCACCTCTCCCCAGATGGACGGGTGATGGAGATCCTCAGCGAGCACGTCTGTCAGGGCTGGCTAGAAGGCTACCTGTTGACCGGGCGACACGGGTTCTTTTCCTGTTACGAAGCCTTCATCCACCTGGTGGACTCGATGTTCAACCAACACGCCAAATGGTTGAAAACCACCCGGCACATTCCTTGGCGGCGGCCCATTCCTTCCCTCAACTACCTGCTGACTTCCCATGTGTGGCGGCAGGATCACAACGGCTTCAGCCACCAGGATCCCGGCTTTTTGGATCACGTGGTCAACAAAAAGGCCGAAATCATCCGCGTCTACCTGCCCCCGGATACCAATACTTTGCTCTCGGTGGCCGACCACTGTCTGCGCAGTCGCCACTACGTGAACGTGATCGTGGCAGGCAAACAGCCGGCCCTGCAGTACCTGGACATGGATGCGGCCATCAAACACTGCACCCAGGGCTTGGGAATCTGGGAATGGGCCAGCAACGATCAGGGTTCAGAGCCGGATGTGGTGATGGCCTGCTGTGGCGATGTGCCGACGATGGAAACCCTGGCGGCGGTGGACTTTTTGCGGCAGCACCTGCCGGAGATCAAGATCCGGGTGGTGAACGTGGTGAACCTAATGAAGCTGCAGCCGCCCAGCGAACACCCCCACGGCATTAGCGACAAGGAGTTTGTCAGTATCTTCACCCCCGACAAGCCCATCGTGTTTGCCTTCCACGGCTATCCTTGGCTCATCCACCGCCTCACCTACCGCCGTCCCAACCACCACAACCTGCACGTGCGCGGCTACAAGGAGGAAGGCACCACCACCACCCCCTTCGACATGTGCGTTCTCAACCAGGTGGATCGCTTTAACTTGGCCAACGACGTCTTGGAGCGGGTGGATCGCTTCAAGTACCGGCGGGATCACGTCCAGCAGCTTATCCGGGACAAGCTGGTGGAGCACAAGCAGTACATCTGCAAACACGGGGAAGATCTGCCGGAGGTGCGCAACTGGAAGTGGCCCTATTGAAGGGATCCCCACTCAACTAACTTTCGCCTCTGAGCTCTGGCAGGATAGAGTTTTTGAGGGTTTGGAGGTTGAGAGTGTGAGGGGTTCAGAAAGGGTGGATGCGGATACCCTTCCCGATCTGGAGGTGGAAGAAACAGAGTGGGGCGGGATGGCGCTCTCGCTGGGGCTGGGTTTAGCCCTCTCGGCCCTTGTGATCGGGATCCGCCCCCAGGTGGTCGTTCCTTTTGGATTGAGCGCGTTGGGTTCGGCCCTGCTGGGATCCCTGCTCATCCCTGGGTTGCGGCGCTGGAAGGCGGGGCAAGTGATCCGCCAGGAGGGGCCCCAATCCCACCAGAAAAAAGCAGGCACACCCACCATGGGCGGGATCAGCTTTTTGCCCGTGGGGCTACTGGTGGCCGGGATCTGGAGCGGCTGGGATCCCCATTGGCTGGCCGTCGCGCTGCTCACGCTGGCCTACAGCTTTGTCGGCTGGCTGGACGATTGGCTGGTGATCCGACAGCAATCCAACAAGGGGTTGTCTCCCCAACACAAGCTGTTGCTCCAGGTGGGAGTTGCCCTTGGGTTTTGTGTCTACCTGGCCTGGCAGGGGATCCCGACCAGTCTGACCTTGCCGGGGATAGGCACCCTCTCTCTGGGCTGGCTGTTCTGGCCCTTGGCCCTGTTTGTGTTGGTGGGCACCAATAATGCCGTAAACCTCACCGATGGTATGGACGGCTTGGCGGCAGGGGTGGTGGCCATCCTGCTGATTGGGCTGGGGCTCCTTCACAGGGATCCAGAGCTATCGGTGTTGGCTTTCACACTGAGCGGTGCCTGCTTGGGGTTCCTGGTTCACAACCACCACCGGGCGCGGCTGTTCATGGGCGATACCGGATCCCTGGGGTTGGGGGGCGCTCTGGCCGGGTTGGCGCTGCTGGGGGATCAGCTCTGGGCCTTGGCCCTGATGGGGGGCGTGCTGGTGGCCGAGGCGCTGTCGGTGATGCTGCAGGTGGGCTACTTCCAATACACCAAACGCAAAACCGGCACAGGCCAACGGCTGTTGCGCATGTCGCCCTTGCACCACCATCTGGAGCTGGGGGGCTGGTCGGAGGTGCAGGTGGTGGGATCCTTCTACGGGGTAACGGCGCTGCTGGTGGGGCTGGGCTGGGCCTGGTGGCACTGGACCGGAATGTGAGTTCGAGCTGGGGATCCACCGGGATTCCAATGGGGGCCTGACCTCAAACGGGTTGTTCGGCGTGGGAAATGGCCACCGGCAGATCGGCCCCCACCCGCTAAGTCCCGGGATCCCTTCTGTTGTGAGGAAAACGCAAAGATTACTGACCGATGTTTGTTCCCTGTCAAATTTCCAACTGAATCTTTTACATTCACCGTTGCAGATCGGGGATCGCTGTAACGTATGGATATGAACTTAAGTTAACATTGCCTTCCCCTGTAACCCAGTTGGAGGCCTCTAAAAGGAGTGTAATCTCATGATGCCGAGTGGCTCCAAAAATTCCGATAGGCCAGCGGCACAGTCAGGGCACAGCGATTTGGTCTCCGACCCGCCGATGCAAGCGGCTCCTTCTCCGGCAGGTGCTGCTGAGCTTTCCTCTGCGCGGCCGTACGTGGTGTTGCACGGCCATTTCTATCAGCCGCCCCGAGAGGATCCCTGCCTCAACCGCATTCAGCGACAGCCGAGCGCCAGCCCCTTTCACGACTGGAACGAACGCATTTGGGCGGAATGTTACCGCCCCAACGCCTTTGCCCGCGTTCTGGACGACCAAGGACGGGTGGTGCGCATTGTCAACAACTATGAATTCTTGAGCTTTAACTTCGGCCCTACTCTCCTCTCTTGGCTAGAGGAGCATGACATTGAAGTTTACCAACGCATTTTGGCCGGCGACCGTCTCAGCGCTGAGCGGCTGGAGGGTCATGGCAATGCCATCGCCCAAGTCTACAACCACGTCATCCTGCCCCTGGCCAACGAGCGAGACAAGTACACCCAGATCCGCTGGGGAATTGCCGATTTTCAACACCGCTTTGGGCGCCATCCCCAGGGCATGTGGCTGGCCGAAACCGCCATTGATGCAGCAACGGTCACGGCCTTGGTCGAATGTGGGATCCGCTTCGTCATTTTGGCCCCCAGCCAAGCGCAGCGCATTCGCCCCTTGGGACAAACGGAGTGGATCGAAGTTAGCCAAGGCCAGATCGATCCCCGTCGGCCCTACCGCTGCTTTACCCCCGATCGGGAGGGGTACTTGGATATTTTCTTTTTCGATGGCCCCATTTCCCGTGACTTGGGCTTTGGGGATATCGTTTACAGTACTTATTCGCTGGCGGAGCGGATCCGTTCCGCTCTGCGCTCGGACAAAGAGGGGGAAGCCTATCTGATCAACTGTGCCACCGATGGAGAGACTTTTGGCCACCACAAGCGGGGTGTAGAACGCACGCTGGCCTATGCCTTTTGCGAGGAATTTCCCCGCCGGGGCTGGCAGGTGGGCAACTACAGCCATTTTCTCAGCCAACATCCCCCCACTTGGGAGGTGCAACTGAAACCGGTCACCGCCTGGAGCTGCGCCCACGGGGTAGGACGGTGGTCGCGAGACTGTGGCTGCGGAGCGGTGGGAGGGTGGCACCAACGCTGGCGGCAACCGCTGCGGGAGGCCCTCAACTGGCTGCGGGATCAGCTGGCCGAGATCTACGAGACAGAAGCCAGAGCCTACCTGCGGGATCCCTGGCTGGCGCGGGATCGTTACATCGAGGTGATTTTGGATCGGGAGCGCTGTGATGCCTTTTTGCAGGAGCACCAAAGCCACCGCCTCACCGCCGAAGATCGGGTGCAAGTGCTGCGCCTGTTGGAGATGCAGCGCTACAGCCAGTTGATGTTCACCAGTTGTGGCTGGTTTTTCGAGGAGCTATCCCGTCCTGAAGGGGTGCAGATCCTGCGTTACGCGGCACGGGCTATCCAGTTGGCAGCAGCAGTGGCGGATGTCAACCTAGAAGAGGAGTTTTTGCAGCGCCTGAGCAAGGCCCCCAGCAACCTCGACCTCTACAGAGACGGCAAGGGGGTCTATTGCGCCTTGGTGCGCCCCAGCTTGATCAGCCCGCAACGGCTGGTGGCTCAGCACGCCATGTTTTCCCTGTTTAACGGGATCCCCCGTTCCCAAGGATATGTGCTGGATCAGGTGGATCAAGAGCGCCTGAGGATAGGGGGATCGACGCTGGCCATCGGGCGGGTGAAACTCACCTTTCCCACCACCCGCGAAGAGCACGACCTGATCTACGCCATGCTCCATCTCGGCGGTTGGGACTTTCAATGTGGGGTCAAGCCATTTGCCGGGCGGCGCCTCTATGAGCAGATAAAAGTGCGCCTACTGGCCGGATCCCACAGCCGGGTACAGATGATCCTGACTCTGCAAGAGCTGTTTGGGCCAGAGACCTTCGACCTCAACACCCTGAACGACGAAGATCGGCAGCAGATGATGCGCTGGCTCACCCAAGATACCCTAGACCGCCTAGGCCAGCTCTACCGCCAAACCTACCTGGACAATTACGGAGTCTTGATGGCCTTCCGAGCGGATGGCCTGCCGATCCCGGAAGAGTTGTTGGCTGCTGCCCAGATTACCCTCAACCAACGCCTGTTGAGCAGTTTGCGGGCAATGGAAATGGAAGAGGGCAAGCGGGATCATCTGCTGGAATTGCGGGCAATTGTGCGTGAGGCCGAGCAGTTGGGGTGCCAGTTGCGGCGGGAAGAAGCAGCCCGCGTTTTGGATCGGCTCCTACAGCGGGGGATGTGGCACCTTGCCCACGCTTTTGAGCCGGAGACCTTCGGCGAACAGCTCTACAACCTGGAAGAATGGCTGCAATTGGCTGCAGACCTGCGCCTGCCCATCAACTTGGATCGCCTGCAAGAGCTCTATCTGACAGCGCTGGAGCGTCAAATTGGCCCGCGTTGCCCAGCTTGGCCCCAAGAAGACTGCCGAGACATTTCTGCCGAAAACCTGCACCGCCTCTTACAGGTTGGGCAGCGAATTCGGGTCAACGTCAATGCCTGGCTGCGTCACCTACACCCCCAAAATTAAACCCCCAAGATTAAGTTGAGAGCTCAGTGAACTTTAAAGCCATCGGGATGACAGGATTCGAACCTGCGACCCCTTCGTCCCGAACGAAGTGCGCTACCAAGCTGCGCTACATCCCGACTGACAGGCCCCTTTAACCGCCCGCCGAAGCTCAACAAGTATAGCACGCCGGCTACGAACAATGAGGACAAGGGATCCCCAGCAGAGAAGGGGATCCGATCTGCGCTAAGCTGCAAAAATCCCCCCTCTCGTCAGCCCAAGTATGAGTCAGTCTAAGGGTTTCCGCAAATCCAAGCCTGAGAAAAAACCGGCCAGCTCCAACACTGCCAAGCGCAAGGAAGCCGCCAAACGGTACGACGAGCTGAAAGCCAAGGGGATGCCGGAGTTCAACATCTTTGCCCGCCGTCGCCAGCCCGCGCCTGGCCAGCCCAACCCTTGGCTGCCGGTGGGATCCCTAGCAGTGGGGCGTTCCAGCGCCATTCACCAGGCCATTTTCCAAAATGAGGAAGAACTCAAAAAAGCAGCCGTCAGGCTGTTTCCCCGTCTCGGCAAGGTGAAAGATGACCTGGAGTTTGGGTTTCGCCTCAAGGACAAGGACTTTCAGGACGAGCCGATCCAGGTGGCGATCCGTCCCCAGCCTTCACCCCTTCAAGTCTGGATGGCCAAAATCCGAGGTTGGTTGGGCCTCTCCGGCAAAGGAACCTCTAAAAAAGGCTAGACTGCCGCAAAGGCTCTGGGCAGCCAGCTCAAAATCAGAGGGTTGACCACCTCTGGGCGCTCGTCGTGGGGGCAATGGCCTGTATTGGGAATGGGCAAGAACTGGTAGTCGATCCCTTTCACGTGGTTTTGAAAGCCGCGACCCCGTTGAATGGGCGTCCAGGGATCCCCTTCTCCCCAGAGCACCAACAGCGGGCAGCGCACCTGAGGCAATAGGGCTTCGGGAGTCGGGCCGGGGGGAGCGGTAAGAATCGAGGCAAACACCTGCTGAGCGCCCACATCACAGGAAGGGGCATACAGAATCTCCACCAGCTCATCGGTAATGGCGGCGGGGTTACGGTACACCTGCTTGAGAGTTGCGCGGATACGCTGCCGCTGCCGCACCCGATCAAACAAAAATGGCCCCGTCACCGGAGAAGCCGCCAGAGCGGTGAAAACACCCATGAAAAGGCGAAACATCGGGTTGAGCTCATGGGAGCGATGGTTCAATCCCCCGGCGCAGTTGAGCAGCACCGCCCCTGCTGTTAACTGGGGATGCCGGGCAGCCATCATCAAGCTGAGCAAGGCACCGATGGAATTGCCGATAAATACAGCAGGCTGCTGAATGTGCTGCTGCCAAAAATCCACCAGCAACTCCGCCCACAGATCCAAGGTGTAGGGGAGAACAGGCTTGGCCGAGCCGCCAAACCCCAGCAAATCCAGGGCATAGACCCGGTATCCTGCCGCAGCCAGCACGGGGATGTTGTGCCGCCAATGGCCGATGGAAGCCCCAAATCCATGCACCAAGACCAGCGGGGATCCGGATCCCTGCACCACATAGCGAATGGCATGTCCGCGCCAGCTCCAGACTTGGGGAGCAAAAGGAGCAATGGCATCAACCGCAGAACCGGCAGAAGAAGCAGTCAGCACAGCCTGAAAACAGACCCAGTTAAAGATGTAGGCAGAAACTCAGAGCCATCCCTGTTCATCATAGCTTCGGAATGCCTTTGTCTCCCGTCTCTACTGCCCTGCCTGCTGCTGCAGTTGCGGGTTCAGGTGCCGCCGAGGTGGGGTTGGGCCGGTCAACATGGGACGAAAGCATGCTGGACTTCTTGGGATCCCCGCCCTTGGCTGGATGGCATAGCACCCGGGGATCAGCTAGAAATCGCAGGAGCCCCGCACTGTACCCGTAGGGTCGGTGTCGGGAGGAATGCGCTTTGATGAAGTACAATGAACTTATGAGCCAAGTCCTGACCATATCCTGTAAGCTCAAGGTAGCCCAGTCGCAAGCCGCCAAATTGGACGCGACGATGGATGCCTTTGTACAGGCATTGAACTGGGTCAACCAAAACACACCAGAAAAAGTAGTCAACGCAGTCAAACTCCAATCCCTTTGCTACTACGAGATTCGAGCCCGGTTTGGCTTGTCCAGTAACTTGGCTCAACAGGTATGCAGACGGGTAGCGGGTTCCCGCAAAGTGGCTAAGCAGAAAAAGCGTCCCGTCAAGGAGTTTAAGAGCGGCTTTGTTACCTACGACGCCCGTATCTTTTCGTTCCGTCAAAAAGACTGGACGGTGTCGCTGACCACGGTGGAAGGGAGAGAACGCTTTGAACTGGCCATTGGCAACTACCAGCGTGGGATGCTGGCTGGTTCCAACCCCAAATCTGCCACCCTGGTCAAGCGCAAAGATGGCTCCTACTACATCCAGATTTGCGTAGAGAAAAAACCACCCAAGCAACAAGATACCGACAAGGTGATCGGGGTGGACTTGGGGAGGACGGATATTGCCCATACGTCAGAGGGGGACAACTGGAATGGACAGCAGTTGAACCGAGTCCGCGACCACTACTCCAAGCTGAGGGCGGCACTCCAACGCAAAGCCAGTAAGGGCACACGCAGTTCGCGGCGCAGATGCCGTCAACTGCTGCAACGGCTGTCTGGCAAGGAGAGGCGCTTTCAGGCGTGGGTCAATCATCGCATCTCCAAAGCTATTGTCTCTAGGGCAAAGGCGACAAACAGCGCTATTGCCCTGGAAGACCTGACAGGGATCCGGAAAAGAGTCAATCAACAGCCGCGCAGCAAAGCCGAGCGGCGCAGGGCCAACAGTTGGGCGTTCTACCAACTACGTCAATTTCTGGAATACAAGGCGAGGGCTGCAGGGGTTTCTCTGATTCTTGTGCCGCCTGCTTACACGTCGCAGACCTGCCACCGATGTTTGCACATCCATCCTGAGCAGGGCAAGTCCTACCGCAGTGGCAAGTCGTTCAAGTGTGGGCACTGTGGATGGGAAGGAGATGCGGATTTGAATGGTGCGAATGTGATTGCGCTTTTGGGGGCTGTCGTAAACCAGCCTAGAGGTTCGGGCCTGTTTTGTTCTCTGGTAGAGCAGAGCAGGCCCAGGGCTACTGAAAGCCCGCTCCGTACCGCTTAGCGGTCGGAGCCGGGTAGTTTACCTTTCGACCTCATTTCGACCTCATTATTTTGTAGATTTTGTAGCTCGGCTGGGTTGAGCAGAAAGAGCGCTGGGAAGCGCAACCCGTCCAAGGAGGTCGGAGCCGGAAGCCAGTTGGACAGGTTAAGGTGAAGAGACTGTTAAGATTCTTATGGTTTTGCTGTTGCCAAGGCAACACCGCACCAACTAACATCTCGCTACACTGCGACCGCTCATGATTCATCCTCTGCTGCAACGGCTGCACCAATCCACCCTGACCCCGCTGCGGGATATCCACTGGACGCCGGAATTGTTCGGAATCCTCTTGGTGTACTTTGTGCAGGGGGCGGTGGGGCTGGCACGGCTGGCCACCAGCTTTTACCTGAAGGATAGCTTGGGCCTCAGCCCGTCTCAGGTGGCGGCGTTGATGGGCGTTGCCATGAGCCCCTGGATCCTCAAGCCCCTCTACGGCCTGCTGTCGGATACCGTACCGGTGGCGGGCTATCGGCGTCGTCCCTACCTCTTGTTGTCAGGGCTTCTGGGGTGTGGGGCTTGGCTGGGGATGGCCCTGTGGGCACCGACGGCTGGTCTGGCCACCCTGTGGATGGTTTTGGGATCCCTGGCGGTGGCGGTAGGGGATGTAATCGTAGATTCGCTGGTGGTGGAGCGGGTACACGGCAGTGACTGGGCGGGGACGGGCACGCTGCAATCTTTAACTTGGGGAGCAACGGCCTTGGGATCCCTGCTCACCGCCTATTTGGGAGGAGCGCTCTTAGCCCATTATCCGCCGCAGGTGGTGTTTGGCCTGACAGCCTTGTTGCCGTTGTTCATCGCTTTGGCAGCTTGGGTTATTGCCGATCAACCGGTGGCGTTGTCCCAGGGCTGGGATCCCTTGCAACAACAGGTGGGGCAGGTGTGGCGGGCGCTGCGGCAACCCAGCATTTTGCTGCCGGTGCTGTTTGTGTTCGTTTGGCAGGCCACTCCCAGCGCCGATGCGGCTCTTTTTTACTTTGTCACCAACGATCTCGGCTTTGGGCCGGAATTTTTGGGTCAGGTGCGCTTGGTTACCAGCATCGCCAGTTTGCTGGGGGTAGGGATCTTCCAAGTGTACCTGCGGCGGATCCCACTGCGGCCCCTGTTCGGCTGGATGACCGTGATCTCGGCAGGGTTGGGCCTGACCAGCCTTATCTTGGTCTATCACCTCAACCGGGATTGGGGCATCGACGATCATTGGTTTAGCTTGGGGGACAGCCTGGTGCTGACGGTGGCAGGACAAATTGCCTTTATGCCAGTGCTGGTCTTGGCCGCCCGCCTCTGCCCCCCTGGGATCGAGGCCACCCTCTTTGCTCTGCTGATGTCGGCCTTTAATTTGGCGGGGTTTCTCTCCCAAGAGCTGGGATCCCTGCTGATGCATGGGCTGGGGGTAACGGAGACCGATTTCAGCCGGCTGGGGCTGCTGCTGATCCTGACCAACCTTTCCACCCTCTTGCCCCTGCCGTTTTTGGGCTGGCTGCCGGAAGAGAGCATAACCCTTGGCGGAGCAGAACTGGAGGCGGAAGCCCATGCCTCTCTGGAATCCTTTCTGCGGGATGTGCAGGCAGAAGAAGCGGAGACAGCCTTGGCGATGGAAGGGGTCTCTCTGGCCGAAACCGACCCAACCTAAAGAGACTCTGTCTGGCCTCGGGAAAGGCATACAGCCTCGGTGTCCAGCCGCTAAGATGGAGGGATGAGCTGGGTAGCCCCCACAACTCACTCGGATCTTTCACTTCAGGAGGGGACCGTGCTTCATCGTAGGATCTATCAACTCAGCCGCGAAGGCAAGGATGTGTGGATCTATCTGCGGGATCAGGGACGCTGGCTGGAACGGGCCAAGATCCTCGATATCGAAGGGGACACCATCCTAGTTCGCTACGAGACAGAAGATGAGGAGGAGATCTGCTCCTGGGAGGAGATGATTCGCCTGGAAAGCATTGGAGCTGTTGCTCAGCGCCTTTCCACCATTCCCAAGGGGATGCTCAGCACGTCAGATTTGCTCACCTCAGAAGACTGCCCTCCGGCTGAATTGCTGCATCCGCCACTGTTGCCTACCGAAGGAGAAGATCATCCCAGCAGCGAGCGCCTCGTGGAGGATTACTACCTGGATCGGGAGGCTCCTGCCGAGCTGCCGGTGCGCTCCAGTGGGGAAGATCTCAAACGGGCGGATCGTGCCCGGCACGATGCTGAAGGCACGGATTGAGTTCTCCGTTTGCCAGAGCGGCGCAGAAGAGCGCTTGACATCCTCAGGTTCAGACGCCAGCTCAGAAGCCTAGAGGTGGATGGCCCGGCCACGGCCAGAAAAGTTCTCTAGAGTTCACCTTGGCAGATGAAGGGGATCCCAAGGGCGGGATCTACTTTGCCAGGCCCTCAGTTGTGCAGGGTCGGATGGTCAGTGGGCCGTAGAACTCCTCTTGGCACAGCTCCACCTGAGAGCGGGCAGCCATTAGCAGCAATGACCAGAAGACTTGAATGGGGTGAATGGTCCCGCTGCTGCCGTTTTGATAGCTTTTTTGGCAAAAGTGTTGCTGGAGATCGGCAAAGCTGATCTGGGTCAGACCCTGCTGCCAAAGCTGAGCCAGCAGAGATTCTAGCTCGGCGGTGGTTTCCAAAAGGTTTTCCGGGTGGGCTAGCTGAGTGATGGCCGACAGCGCTTGCTGGCGAGAAATCCGTTGGGCCAGCGGCTTTGGGGCAGCTTCGGGCTGGTGTTCCAGCAGGGTTTCCAGCTCTTGCAGGTGGGCGATGAGTTCTTTGAGGGTGATGGGCCGGGTACGTTGAAGACGGGGTGCTGCCCTGGGTTGCAACACGCGATCCAAGTGCGCCAAAGACCAGCTTGGCCAGGGATCCACTTCTACCTCCACCGGGCTGGGCTCACTTTCTTCTGCTTCTGGTTCTGCCAAAGCCATCGCCTTAAGATAGACCAACATGGCAGCGTGGAGCAGGGCTTGTCCCGACTCAGACAGGTCATGGCTGCTGCTGGTGGGAGCCATACGGGCCAGAAAGCGATCGATAACCTCGATGACCTGCACATCCCAGGGATCGATCTCGCCTCGTTCTGCCAAATCAATGAGCAGAGCAATTGCCTCTTCGGTCGGTGAGTAGGCCATAGCACCCCACAGCTCCCTGACCCTTACTGTAGCCCTCAGGCCGGATCCCGGCTATCTCTAGCCATCTCCCATGCCGATCCGAATCCTCTGGCTCAATCGCTGACGTGGTAATATAGAGATCCTGCTCTAGTCGATAGCTGCTAGAGTGGTATCTGCGGGCGGTTAGCACAGTGGTAGCGCACTTCCTTCACACGGAAGGGGTCACAAGTTCGAATCTTGTACCGCCCATACCCGCAAACCTGCTCCTGCAGCGAGCTTCAACAGTCCAAGTCCTTCTCCTGGAGGAGAGATACAGGCGGCTAGAAACGACTTTTTCCGCCCCGGGGTCTCCCTGAAGCGCGCCTTAGGGAGAGGGCTAATGGCTGTTGAGAACAACTCCGCTTGAGCTTCCAGCGTCTTTGCTGCCAGGCCAGTGGAGAAAGGGAAGAATGGTAGCCTAATAAAGGGTAGGGTTGAGGCCATGCAAGAATTTCGTCCCGCTAACGCGATCAGAAACCTTCGCTTCATACTCCTGGGCTTGTGGATCTTGAGCCTGCTCGTTCTCCTCATCCAAAACTGGGGATCCCCGGCAAGGGTTGTGGTGGGTGGGCAATCGGGATCCCCGCTTCCTCTATCGTTGGTGCTATTGGCCTCTTATGGGGCAGGGATGGGGCTGGGATTTTTGTATGTAGGCTCCTGGCGATTGCACGACCGGGTGTTCCAGCGACAGGCCATCCGTAAGTTAACTCAGTTGAGCGACCGAGTTCGCTTTTTGGAAGCCCAGCTGATTCCCCCCGACCACTATTTGCCCCAAGATCTGCCGGAGTACGAGCCGGATCCCCAAGCAGGCCGCTATTCCTATTCCAATATCCCGCCGGAACGCATTCGCGATCCCGCTCCTGAGGACGACGATGCGGCAGCAGCTCCCAACTGGCGGATTGTCCAGCGGCCCTACGCCGACGAGGAGGAGGAAGGATGGGATTCCTAAACTGGTGGAAATCGTCTGCCGCTCCTGCGTCTGAGCCCGACCCCCGCCCTGAACCGCGGGGACAGAACAACTATCTGCTCATCGTCCTAGACAGTTGCCGCTTCGACAGCCTGCTGGCGGCCAACCCCAAGCACTTGCTGAAGTTGGGCCCTCTGGAAAAGCGCTGGAGCTACGCTTCCTGGACGGCCCCTGCCCATTACAACCTGCTCATGGGCCTGCTGCCCCACACCAGCCCCATCCACGTTTTTGCGTCCGAGCACTACAAGCAAGATTATCTGCGCTACAACGAGCGGCTCGGCACCCGGCAACCCATTGAGTTCAAGCATCTGCTGCCTCATCTCTATTTGCCGACGCTGCTGAAGCATCAACTGGGCTACACCACCCACGCCATGGTCTCCATGCCGGTGCTCAACCCCAGCACGCTGCTGAATCGGGATTTCGATTCCTACCGCCTCATGCCCCAGCACAACGATATGGCGGCCATGGTGGAACAGTTGCGCTTCGAGCCGGATCGCCCCAGCTTTTACCTGTTAAACGTGGGCGAAACTCACTATCCCTACGCGCTGCCCGATGAGGATCCCAGCTTGTGGCCCCGCATCTCGGGGGTGAATGGGGTGTTGAAGCGGCTGGATGAAGGAGAAGAGGACGGGATCCCCTTTTTCGATTCGGCCCAGTTGGAAGAGCTACGGCAGCGACAGATCCAGGCGGTGCGCTACCTGGATGGGATCTTTGAACAGCTGTTCGACCTGGTTCCCAAAAACACCTACATCACGGTTACAGCCGATCACGGCGAACTGTTTGGGGAGGGAGGCTACTTCGGCCACGGCCCTATCCACCACGAAAAAGTGCTGGAGGTGCCTTTTATCGAGGGCAAGATTCGCTAGGATGAGGCCCTCACCCCCAGCCCCTCTCCCTGAGGACAAGGGTGGCCATCGATAGCCCAGCAACTGGGCTTACCAGGATTGAGCCTCTGTTTGCCTGCCGGTTAACGCGATCGCCTGAATCGCATGGGCAGAGCCTCTTCCCTTTTGGAGCAGCTAGATCTGCTGGGTCTCCGGCTTGGGCAGGGTAGGATCCCGGCGGGGTTCGCCGTTGGCGCTACTCGGACGGAGCCCTTGCGGGGATCCTTTTACAC
Proteins encoded in this region:
- a CDS encoding phosphoketolase family protein codes for the protein MVLAEQLSTKPLTADELRKMDAYWRAANYLSVGQIYLMDNPLLREPLKLEHVKPRLLGHWGTTPGLNFIYVHLNRIIKRENLNILYITGPGHGGPALVANTYLEGTYSEVYPNIGQDAEGMRKLFKQFSFPGGVPSHVAPETPGSIHEGGELGYALAHAFGAAFDNPDLLVACVVGDGEAETGPLAASWHSNKFLNPIHDGAVLPILHLNGYKIANPTVLARLSRDELQSLFVGYGYKPYFVEGCEPAEMHQLMAATLDTVIHEIQEIQQHARSKGDPTRPQWPMIILRTPKGWTGPKEVDGKKVEDFWRSHQVPLADLAKKPEHLKALEDWMRSYKPEELFDENGRLLPELQELAPKGEKRMGALPHANGGLLTRELKMPDFRRYAVPVPRPGTTEAEATRVLGQFLRDVMKLNPHNFRLFGPDETASNRLDAVFEASDRTWVAPIYDCDEHLSPDGRVMEILSEHVCQGWLEGYLLTGRHGFFSCYEAFIHLVDSMFNQHAKWLKTTRHIPWRRPIPSLNYLLTSHVWRQDHNGFSHQDPGFLDHVVNKKAEIIRVYLPPDTNTLLSVADHCLRSRHYVNVIVAGKQPALQYLDMDAAIKHCTQGLGIWEWASNDQGSEPDVVMACCGDVPTMETLAAVDFLRQHLPEIKIRVVNVVNLMKLQPPSEHPHGISDKEFVSIFTPDKPIVFAFHGYPWLIHRLTYRRPNHHNLHVRGYKEEGTTTTPFDMCVLNQVDRFNLANDVLERVDRFKYRRDHVQQLIRDKLVEHKQYICKHGEDLPEVRNWKWPY
- the mraY gene encoding phospho-N-acetylmuramoyl-pentapeptide-transferase, whose translation is MALSLGLGLALSALVIGIRPQVVVPFGLSALGSALLGSLLIPGLRRWKAGQVIRQEGPQSHQKKAGTPTMGGISFLPVGLLVAGIWSGWDPHWLAVALLTLAYSFVGWLDDWLVIRQQSNKGLSPQHKLLLQVGVALGFCVYLAWQGIPTSLTLPGIGTLSLGWLFWPLALFVLVGTNNAVNLTDGMDGLAAGVVAILLIGLGLLHRDPELSVLAFTLSGACLGFLVHNHHRARLFMGDTGSLGLGGALAGLALLGDQLWALALMGGVLVAEALSVMLQVGYFQYTKRKTGTGQRLLRMSPLHHHLELGGWSEVQVVGSFYGVTALLVGLGWAWWHWTGM
- a CDS encoding DUF3536 domain-containing protein; translated protein: MMPSGSKNSDRPAAQSGHSDLVSDPPMQAAPSPAGAAELSSARPYVVLHGHFYQPPREDPCLNRIQRQPSASPFHDWNERIWAECYRPNAFARVLDDQGRVVRIVNNYEFLSFNFGPTLLSWLEEHDIEVYQRILAGDRLSAERLEGHGNAIAQVYNHVILPLANERDKYTQIRWGIADFQHRFGRHPQGMWLAETAIDAATVTALVECGIRFVILAPSQAQRIRPLGQTEWIEVSQGQIDPRRPYRCFTPDREGYLDIFFFDGPISRDLGFGDIVYSTYSLAERIRSALRSDKEGEAYLINCATDGETFGHHKRGVERTLAYAFCEEFPRRGWQVGNYSHFLSQHPPTWEVQLKPVTAWSCAHGVGRWSRDCGCGAVGGWHQRWRQPLREALNWLRDQLAEIYETEARAYLRDPWLARDRYIEVILDRERCDAFLQEHQSHRLTAEDRVQVLRLLEMQRYSQLMFTSCGWFFEELSRPEGVQILRYAARAIQLAAAVADVNLEEEFLQRLSKAPSNLDLYRDGKGVYCALVRPSLISPQRLVAQHAMFSLFNGIPRSQGYVLDQVDQERLRIGGSTLAIGRVKLTFPTTREEHDLIYAMLHLGGWDFQCGVKPFAGRRLYEQIKVRLLAGSHSRVQMILTLQELFGPETFDLNTLNDEDRQQMMRWLTQDTLDRLGQLYRQTYLDNYGVLMAFRADGLPIPEELLAAAQITLNQRLLSSLRAMEMEEGKRDHLLELRAIVREAEQLGCQLRREEAARVLDRLLQRGMWHLAHAFEPETFGEQLYNLEEWLQLAADLRLPINLDRLQELYLTALERQIGPRCPAWPQEDCRDISAENLHRLLQVGQRIRVNVNAWLRHLHPQN
- a CDS encoding HHL1-like protein gives rise to the protein MSQSKGFRKSKPEKKPASSNTAKRKEAAKRYDELKAKGMPEFNIFARRRQPAPGQPNPWLPVGSLAVGRSSAIHQAIFQNEEELKKAAVRLFPRLGKVKDDLEFGFRLKDKDFQDEPIQVAIRPQPSPLQVWMAKIRGWLGLSGKGTSKKG